Within the Miscanthus floridulus cultivar M001 chromosome 2, ASM1932011v1, whole genome shotgun sequence genome, the region cttccataGCACCTATACGCACCCTGGGAACCCCTGGGATCTACAGAATTGTCGACAAAAGTTTGGGGAAACTCTCTGTGAGTACATCCAACGCTTCTCTAGGCAATGCAACGAGTTGCCTGACGTCACCGATGCCGACGTCATCGGAGCCTTCCCGTCCAGGACTACCTGCGAGTctttggtccacaagctaggatgcaagggcccttAGACCACCAAGGGACTCCTCGACATCATGACCAGCCACGCCttaggcgaggaggcggtcggagcgatttTTGACCGTCCCAAGGGCAAAGCGAAGCAGGACAAGGATGCCGATGAGGCACCTCTAATCGCCCgaacaaaaagaagaacaagcagcgacaCGAGGACTCACTCGTGGCCGCTACTAAGTACAAAGGCGGCCGTGTGCCCACTGAGGGCACTCCTGatcactttgagaagctactcgaggggccatacctgaaccacgccttccccgtcaagcacctatacaaggactgtgcaCTCATGAAGCGTTTCCTGTCCGGTGGCTCCAAAAAAGGGGGACCAAGGGAACAAACCTGAGCCAGCGGTGGACGACatcgaggggaaggatggtggttTCTTGACACCAGATGGTTGTCTCATGATCTATGGTGGGGTAGTGGCTTATGACTCTAGGTGTCATCGAAAGCTCACGAGTCACGAGGTCTACGTGGTCGAGCCAGCCACGCCATCTTTCCTACggtggtcggagtctgccatcacctttgaccgatccgaccacctagagagcatCCCGTAGCCAGAAAGGAacccgctcgtggtcgacccaatTATCGGCATGAAGcgtctcaccaaggtgctgatggacggagacaacggccttaacatcatgtacgccgagacgCTTGATGCCATGGACATCGACTGGTCACACGTTCGACCAATCAGGGTgcctttccacagcatcgtgcCGAAGAAACAAGGCGTACCGcttgggcagattgacctgcccatcacctttggggatctggccaactataggatggagaccctcacttttgaagtggtcgggttccacggaacctaccatgccatcctaggaagACCGTGCAacacgaagttcatggtcgtccccaactacacttgcctaaagctcaagatgcaaggcccatgtggggtcatcaccattggcacctccttccagcgctcTTATGAGTGTGAGGTTGAGAGCTATGAGCACGCCTCAGCGATTATCGCCTCCGAGGAGCTCACGGTCATGAAGGAGGGGACCGCCAAGGAAGCACCTGACTCCAAGCGGTCGGCCGAATCTTTTGAGCCCACAGAGGGCATCAAGGAGGTTCTCATAGACCCCAGTAGCTCTGAGGACAAAGTGGTGCACATcgacaccatgctttcctccaattaggaaagcgtgctcgtcgactCCCTCCGCGCCAACAGACATATCTTTGCGTGGAAAtcctcggacatgctaggcattctgagggaagtcACTGAGCACATCTTGAAGATCAGTCTAGGCTCCAAGCTGGTAAAGCAATGCCTGCATCGCTTTGATGAGGAGAAGCATAGGGCCTTCAACGAGGATATcgcgaagcttttggtggctagattcatcaaggaagtgctgACTACAcgagtctcaacaaggcatgtctaaaggatccgtttcctttaccacatatatatcaagtagtcgacttgaccttagggtgcaaaaccctctgcttccttgatgtgtacttgGATACcatcagatcacgatgaaagaatccaactagctcgcgacttctttcatcactccatttggatcgttctgctatgtcacgatgtcgttcggtctaaaaaacgcaggggctacataccagcgttatATTGTCAAGTGTTTCGTTGACCTCATTCGGAGAACTATTGAGGCTTAcatagatgacatcatggtcaagtccaaataggtTGACCAGCTCATAGCAGACCTAGAGCAAACATTTGTGAAACTCTGGGCAAACgtcatcaaactcaaccctgagaaatgcatttttggggtcccgaggggtatgctacttgggttcatcatctccgagcgcggcatcgaagccaacccagagaagatcttagtcatcatgaggatgggcccaattcagaatctAAAAGGAGTACAACGAGTTATGAGGTACCTCGACACACTTAGCCATTTTATCTCACGCCTCAGCGAACGAGGCCTCCCCCCTATCCCGGCTTTTAAAGAAAACTAATTGATTTATGTGGACgcttgaggctcaggaggcacttgacaaagtCAAGGAAATCCTGATGAGAGCCTCGATTCTGGTCCCACCAACCAATGGGGAACcgctcctgctttacattgcagccaccatgcaagtggtcagcgccgtccTGGTGGTAGAACAGGAAGAAgagggcatgccctcaaggtgcagcatcCCATATACTTTGTTAGCAAAGTCTTGTccgattctaagactcgctacccccaaatccagaagctcttgtGCACCGTCCTAATCGCCAAGAGGaggctacgtcactacttcgagtcacaccctgtgacggtcgtgacatccttccctctcaGCAAGGTCATCCAAAACTGGGACACCACAGggagaatcatgaagtgggcactcgagctgataggttagggcatttcatatgcccctcggatagccatcaagtcctaggtgctggCCGATTTCATtgcagaatggaccgagatcTAAATGCCGCCAGCAGCCATCGATTGGGAGTACTgaacgatgtacttcgacagatcgctgatgaagaaaggcgctgaCATGGGGatggtctttgtttcaccccttagggtgcacatgaggtacatggttcgcattcaCTTCCCTACCTCTAACAATGTGGCAGAATATGAGGCaatcatcaatggcctacgcatcgccgttgagttgggcatccgatggcttgacgtccagggtgactcagaactagtcatcgatcaagtcatgaaggagtcaagctgccgtAGCACCAAAATGGCTATATATTGCCAAGAAGTtcgccagctggaggacaagtttgatggcctcaaactcaagcACATCCTAAGATGACTCAATGAGATGACCGACACGCTAGTGAAAATGGCGTCCGACCGAGAACCAATCCCGACTGGCATCTTTACCAGCGATCAGTACAAACCCTTAGTCCGCTATGAGGAGCTAGAATAGACCGATGATGGGCCACctaccctaggctcaggggctaatgGACCATCGTTTCCTTCTGACCTCGAAGTCATAGAGCTTGACAAAGACCCAGTGGCAGAGCCCGATCCTCTAACTGACTAGAGGGCACCTTATCTCgattacctcctccatgaggtgctcCTGACTGACAAAATGGAGGGTCGATGGCTCGCATGCCGCGTCAAGTCCTTCGTCATTATTGAGGGGGAACTTTATAAGCGATGCCATACCAAGATCCTAtagtgctgcatccccatcgaataagGGAAGCTATTGCTGAGAGATATCCACGATGGGGTCTGTGGACATCATGCTGCACCTAGGACCCTGGCCAAGAACacgttccgacaaggcttctactggacAACAGCGGTGGCTGACGCCGAGCAGACCATCACATGGttgttcgtggtctgggggcttgatctggtcggacccctcaaaagGGCACCTAGGGACTACACGCATTTGCTTGTCACCGTGGACAAGTTCATGAAGTGTATAGAGGCTCAGCCGACTTCCACGATCAAATTTGAGTAGGGCGTgtaattcttcctcgacatcacccactgctttggagtcccaaactccatcatcacggacaacaaCACACAGTTCACCAGGAAAAAATTCCTCCAATTTTGTGATGACTGCCACATAAGCGTCGACTAGCCTACCATGGCACACCCCCACACAAATAGGTAGGTCGAGCGCATGAAcatcatggtcctacaaggcctcaagcctagaatcTTCAATAGACTGAACAAATTCGGCGAACGATGGGCTACGGAGCTTCTCACGGTACTCTAGAGCTTGAAGATGACCCTAGCCGGGTGATTGGCTACATGCCTTTCTtgatggtctatggttccgaagcggtcctcccaaccgacctcgactacggagcgcCAAGGGTTAGGGTGTACACAAGCAGGGAGCCAAGACGACTCTagaggatgccatggatcagtttgatgaagcacgcaacattgccctcctttgcttggccaagtactagcaagcattACGCCGGTACCACGGCCGCCGTGTGTGGGGCCAGGacttcaacgttggggacctagtgctccaccTCGTCCAGAGAAACaagaactaccacaagctctctccaccatgggagggaccgtacatcgtcGCAGAGGTGCTCCGGCTAGGCACCTACAAGATCAAGTTCATCGATGGCAAACTCTTCACCAACACCTAGAACATcaagcagctacatcgcttttacccctagTCTATGCATGTACTTATGAAAATTAAGAATGATATTTCTTTAACACaaaaacactttctcttatcggtttcactATCgtttccttgatctttagtgacacccgaccctagcaatggcaaggggtcgggcctcactcaggggctgataagaatATATCTACTCAGAAATATTCTTTGCGCCCGACACCTCCttacattaagatctagaagcaagagttacgaaaacaaacgctgagtaaaactggtcggccCGTAAGAAACCTaggccccagcggctatggcgtttttgctcactagcgtgatcagagttttttcgcaCGCACCTCGAGCTTTACAACCTTAACAATAGAACAGGTCAGATCGCATCAACCATTTTATGCATAAAAAAAGAGAAGGGCCAAAAGTCTGTTCGGCCAAAAcaaaagtttaaaacttgtcCATCTATTACAAGTTCACCGCTCGGCTCATCCAACTAACTAACCCCTAAGGGGGGTGACTTTGTCGTCAATCTTTATAGCTTGATCATGCGCCGAGGGGGCCACCATCTCCTCGATCTCCTCTAGCTTGGCCTTGGTGTAGCTGGACGCGAAGCCTTGATGCATCATCGacagatcgatgttctcataatgagaacgagcaatcgcAAATGACTGATGAACACTGAAGTGAAGCGCGTGCCTCGTGATCTCACATGCTCGTTCTATAATTCAAACGGCATGAACTACGAGGGAGCTCATCTCCTACTCCGGGGCTAGCTTgaggtcatcgcagaccagctAGATGACGGCACGTAGGGTATCATGCTTGTCGCTCTCCATCAGGAGGGAGTCCTTCACTTCGCTGAGCTCCCTCTACAAGCcacggctcttcaccacctctacCCAAGCTTGTCATCAAGGCCTATCCAAGTCACACACCAACCGCGCTAAAAGGCCAATCGTGGATTCCAGGAATAAGGACAACAAGAGAAACTGGAGGCTCACCTTCCATGTCCACTcggagcttgcacacctcttcgTGCTGCCAGATCACCTTGGCCTCTAGGCTCTAGATCTCTTCCTAGTGCTGACCGACCTCCATGGTGAGCCTAGCTATCATGCTCTCGGTCtcaacctttaggtccctctcctcCTAAAGCTCACCCTTGAGGACGTCGATCCATTGTTGGGCATCGGCGCACTCCTGGCAAGCCAAGTCGGGATCCATGTGGAGCCCCTCCATGGCCCAAAGCAAATCATTCCACTCCTTCCTTAGCTGCTCAGACTTCATGGCATCCACGTGCGTCCTCTTGATCAGGGCCGCGAGCGTCCCCTCGGCCTAATGGCATCCTCGCGAGCATCCTTCTCCTAGACTCTAAGGTTGGCCAACTCCCAGGTGGcgggggcaagctcagccacctcctgatgGGCGGCAACAAGGTGTGTGGCCACCCCTCACTCCACCGCATCTCTTTAGCGAGGCGGTCCCAAACGTCCTTCTCGCGATGAAGAAATTGGGACTTCTCCTAGCCACGGACCATAAGGGACTGCAGAGAGGACAAGACTTGGAGGAGCAGAAAGGAAAAATGAGAGTCAAAAACATGGTCATATCATACCAGGCCAGCCGAGGcaatgacatcacacaacgagctCAGCGTGGTGGTTAGGGCGCGAACCGCGGTCCAAACCTCCATGTGGacactcccccattccctctcctccgtGGTGTCAAGGGCAAAAAGCATCACCCCTGGGTCCCACTGGTCTGCCCACCAGATCAGGGATCCTCCACATGCATGTGGGTCGCTGTCCACCCAGACCAGAGACCAGGATGGCTTCGCGCTGATCCCAAGCGGCGTCGACCCCTCTTGCCACAGCAACTCCTCCAGAGTAGCCCCTCAGACGATAGAAGGGGTGGGTGATGTTAATGATGAGGCCTGCCCTGTTGTCACAACCACTAAGGATGCCTCAGCTGTGCCCTCTTTCATTTTCCCTACCATAGAGGCGGCCACCTGCACGGATGATGGCTCTGGCTGCGCTATTTCCGCCTATGATGTCGCGGCCACCTACGCAGATGATGGCCCCGGCTGCACCATTTCCGCCTATGACATCGCAGCCACACTCGACCATGCCACATTTGCCATGGGTGCCTTGGACGCGCCCTCCTCCATCTGCTCCCCCTTAGATGCAGCCACTGGCTGTGCCCCTCCAGTTGATGACGTAGCCGCCCTGGTGCCACTCCCGCTCGCCTCCGGTGAAACGCCAGCCGACTCCTGGCGCATCTACTAGTGGGTGAGGCTCTTCTTCAGGGCAAGCCTTaggagagtcccacgtcctcCAATGCTACGAAGGACATGACAGTCAATTTATAGCAAAAATTTGTTAGAACGACAGGATGAAAAAACTCTTAACTCACCTCGATGCCACTAGACAATGATGTTTTGGGGTCAGTCCGCCCAACCCCGATTGTGTCTCATTAGCGCATTGCTGCTTTGAGCCCTCCCTCTGCTCGGAGGGTCCAGTTGAAGCGGAGCGGCTGATTACCACCGGCTCTAGGGCACCTCGGAAGACCCAGACATAGCGGGGTGGCTTGATTCCGCTGGCTCTAGGGGCGCATCCTCCCCCACCTACCCCAGGGCATGCCAAGGGAAAGGGCCCACCTATGGCCAAGATGGGTCCTTGTCCCTTCTTCCTAGCTCATCCCATTGGACAGGTGACCCAGagccatctccttcttcttctttttcttcttcctcctcctctgagCCTTGCCGCCGCCTTCCTCAGTTTAGCTTTGCCCATTACTTCGCCCATtgcttcaccttcttgtcatccttctccaTCTTCCTCTTCTCATCTACGGTGTGGTTCACCGCCCTCATGACCGCATGCTCTAGCAGCGCCGTGATGGAGGCCCAAAAGCCTAACCCGCCGATAGCTCTACGAAGCCCACGTTCGGCCACATCATGGGATGTCCTGGGATCGGGAACATGACATCATACTCCTTCGTTGCTTCCTTGATGCGCTACGCAACCTTGTTGTCATGGAGTAGTCCCTAGGCGAGCACCATCTCGTTGAGCTATGCGCTAGGTGTCATCCTGTACAGTGGGATGGCGCACGCCATCAGTGGCATGACCCTCCTTGCATGATACGCCCCGATGACACCAGCCCCACGAAGACCATGGCTCTTTAGGAATGTGATGGCATCAAGGATATCATgcatcctcttcttttccttcttaggAGGTCCCCATGACCACACTTGCGGTGCCTCTTTCATGAGGCATATGGTGAAGTCCGACAAGGGGGCGGCGGCGTtgttcttcacgtagaaccaaagtgcgtgccatcccttgttggatctcGATAGCGAACATGTCATGTACTCCTTGGATCGGTGGCCCCAAAGGTGGATACCTACGCATCCCATCAGCATCGACATGTCCCCACTTCTCTCCCTTTTCTTGTGCAGGGAGACAGAAAACAAGTATCTCCATAGCTCAAAGTGGGGTTCGATCCCTAGATATCCTTCACGCAACGcgatgaaggccatgatgtgctAGATCCTATTGGGATTTAGGTGATGTAGCTTGATCTGGTAGTGGTGCAGCAGTCCTCAAAACAACGGGTGGGGAGGAATCATGAGTCTGTGCCCATGGAAGGGCGTTAAGGACACGACATAGCTATCAGGTGGCATCGACACCTCCTCACAACCAGGCATGAGCCACTCCACCACCTCAGTTCTCCCATGGAGAAGACCgcgcttgacgaggccctccatgcgtgcgTGGGTGATGTCAGAGCGATACCACAACTCCATGGGAAGCAATGGCATAGGAACGAGAACTTCGCCGGTGATGGAAGAGCGAGGGTAAGAGATCTGAGTGCTTGCGGTAGAGAAGTGGAGAGGACGAGGCTATGGTTAGGCGTATCAAAGATGAAGGGAGAAAGCCCAAGTTATAGGGGAAGGTGGAGCAAGAGGTGAACCATCCTCCTCGATTGACACACCTACCGTGCCTTGTCACTTCGCCtcattgggagtcgtgcgcatgcCATCCCTAGCCACCCCCTTGAAGGGTGCGCCGGACGATGGTTCGCCCCCTCAATGGGCCGAAAACCgccataggtaaggagggatacaaaGCTAAAAACTCTCCCATGGCCCAttaaggcctaggagttcgaaggttgacccatcgatgggttcacaactgctccagggcacctttagagtgaggggtggctaaggatgggcccactagtgTCCAGCACCCTAGCACATGAGTGCCATGGGCATCCTGACCCACATTCAAGTCTTGGTCGGAGCatggtccatggtttttcctcaaagaaaggcaacgagcccttgggaccggtcgaatagactcgagaactatatggactggccATCAAGAATttggagtcagtcaccagctgactCATCTGGACCCCTGCGaatgggaagccagggccccactcagactagcctgtTAATAGTTCACCAAGCATCatgattcgtccatcgaggaaaacatggcatggctcaacccctccatttttattgaaaaaacgcttgagggaggaTGACTACAAGACGAGCTAACCCCCCGACTAGACCCCTCCTATGAGCAGGGGCTTGGGGAAGTTGGACACACAAGGAGACTGAGTACACGGTCGCATATCAATGATAGATcaatcggatcctagggagggatcaAAATCAAGAGAAATCTTATTTGACCACACGAACCCTGTAGCTGCGTACTCCCAAAGAGTCCAATCGCAATAGAAAGGAATTGCAACCCTACAAAGACATCCTACGGGCCACAACGGGAGATCAAAGCCCTTAGAGTCCTTCCATCTGAAAAAGTTCAAAGAATTATCCTACTCCTctataggctcaggggctactgtcgggtatcgatattagggataacCAGAAGAAGGACGCTAATGGCCATGAACAATTAACTTGCCCAACTCCGAGGGTGTGGGTTCTGTCTCATCTGACCCTGAGGGCGCGGACTcctaaaagtgcaatcaagccttaattgtgggtattggtgataatgacctcacaattagagaactaatgagatttatcgagacgacaagcagggaatttatattcgagaatgctacacgaaatggaggagcccccaactacaaatatagatggcttcaaactcaaaggaggtttaaattgttttatatattgaatttgagtataggaacagtcgtactataaaggggggcacaatgcttaagctaatatgtgctaccaagtaatcaaataaccacatgcatccttagattcatagccaagatagtctacacttcactattatcctTACTGTCTTGCGGGATGCGAGCACCGACTCACCTGATgtcttgggtgcgggctctggtTCGCCCaatcccttgggtgcgggctccggttcgcccgaccctttggtagcgggctccgtctcacccgaccctttggtcatgGGCTCTGGCTCGCCCAACCCTTTGGTGGTGGCCTTGTCTCGCCCGCCCTCTTGGGTGCAATGTCCATTgggggctaggggtatatatagcttttctttttctccccaatggctatctacgatttaagtgaccgttggggcctGGGGCGTATATATAACTTTCCCTTTCTTTACTAATGGCAATGAACCAACCTGctcccttcttcctcacttcagcacactcaaaatagagtaggagctctctctctctctcactccattgttgacatCAAGCcgccaagcaaatccattgatttccccatcaatccttgagggataagggtccaaaacatgataagagagcatctccattgattccaaactctaaagagcacttggttcatgttttggccagcGGTTATGTTTGTTAGTCTTGGAGCTtgactcctagccggctagagcgtcgccctgTGAGCTTACCAACTAGTGTGGTAGCCTCAGGAGGTTTGAAATCACCTCTTGCAGCaataaaatcacccctcatcttaagagttcactctcttgactttgAGAATaaggtagggttgcaaatccctaagccttagtggtatacctcaacaacatggacttaggcaagccttggtggcgagctgaaccacaggataaatccttgtgtcatcctgtgcttgtgttgctacacttgtgttcttcttgttgttgttgaggtgatttctaggattgaggTTGATCTACTTGGGTGTGTGtcgtgttcccaccacttttagcTATCGATCTATGATCTGCCACCCTATagaaagctaagaaatttacccgatctaaatttcgttgggtagattttgaactataaaCTAATCTCTCCTGTAGGTGCGACAGTCCCACGCTCAAAGAGTGGCAGTGCCActggtgaatttgacttcggtttgagttgaatttttacaggcctattcaccccctcaaggcgtaccagagatcctacaagtggtatcagagccaggttaccTCGTGTGCACTTCACtgcatgaggtatggagcctgGAGGAGGATCTGGTGTCGTGAAGCCCATCAACATCGATCCAGAGGACGTTGGGTTGCATGACACCAACAATAGTGAGCTTAACGCCTCTATAGTGAGCAACTCTATGCTCCCATAGCTGGAGGCAACCGATGTCAAAAAAGCTCAAaataaagaagaaagaagaagaaaaagagaagctagaaaagagaagcaagagagaaaaagaagaaggagcagcagcagTTAGAAGAaaaaaagcaagaaaagaagaaagaagaattaagagagaagctagaagaaaaggaagagaagcaagaaagaagaaggaacaagaagcaaaagccgccaatgcatcttcaagtgagctatctagcagctccaaagatggtgatgatgatgagtcctaccaagtgcatatcaagaagaacaagaaacaaaagggcaagaagaatgatgacaacaaatatgctgccgtatcctttaactattcttct harbors:
- the LOC136536866 gene encoding uncharacterized protein — encoded protein: MKRLTKVLMDGDNGLNIMYAETLDAMDIDWSHVRPIRVPFHSIVPKKQGVPLGQIDLPITFGDLANYRMETLTFEVVGFHGTYHAILGRPCNTKFMVVPNYTCLKLKMQGPCGVITIGTSFQRSYECEVESYEHASAIIASEELTVMKEGTAKEAPDSKRSAESFEPTEGIKEVLIDPSSSEDKVVHIDTMLSSN